The genomic region ACGGTGCGCTCCGCTGAACGCTACTACCGCACCATGTTCGGCGGCCAGGTCTCCTCCTGGAACCTCCGTGACCACCACATGACCGACAGCCTGGACTCGCTCGCGAGCCACCTGACCCATCAGCGGGGCGAGCCGGCGCGCATCGTCGTCTGGGCGCACAACTCGCACGTCGGCGACGCCCGGGCGACGGAGCGGGCGATGATCGGCGAGGTCTCCGTCGGGCAGCTGGTGCGCGAGCGCCACCCGGGCGACTGCCTGACCATCGGCTTCACCACCTACACCGGCACGGTGACCGCCGCCGACGACTGGGGCCGCCCCGCCGACCGCAAGCGGGTGCGCCCCGCGCTCGACGGCAGCTTCGAATGGCTCTTCCGCGAGGTGGCCGAGCCGAGCTTCCTGCTCACCTTCCGCTCCAGCCCGCGCGCCGTCGAGGCGCTGTCGTCTCCACGGCTCGAGCGGGCCATCGGGGTCATCTATCGACCCGACATCGAGCGGCAGAGCCACTACTTCCGGGCCCGGATCACCGAGCAGTTCGACGCGGTGATCCACATCGACGACACCCGCGCCGTCGAGCCGCTGGAGCGTACCGCCGCCTGGGACGGCGGCGAGGTGCCCGACACGTTCCCTGCCGCGGTGTGAGAGCACGCGATCGCCGCCCTCGCCGTGGGGTCGGACCAGCGCGGCTGCTCACGGAGGGCTGCGCCGAATGAGGTCCCCACCAGCGCCCCGGGAGCGACGGAAGAACGGGAGAATGTCGATGATGCCCTCGCTCGTCGACCAGAAGAAGGCGGGGAGGAAGGAGAAGATCGGCAGCGCCACCACCGGGGTGATCAGCCACGCGGCGGCGGCGGCGACGAGGTAGAGGACGATCCCCACCGTCGCCCGGAAGCGCTCCCACCGGAAGTAGGCGCTGTCGACGCCCTCGTGGACGAGGGGGCCGCGCCGGGAGAGGTGGGTGAAGAAGAGCAGCCAGCTCGAGCACATGGCGGCGGCGCACAGCGCGTAGAAGGCGACCGCGACCCGCTCGTCGAAGGGGTCGCCCTCCTGGACGGCGGCGGCGAGCACCTCGGTGGGGAACGGCAGCACCGCGGTGGTGAAGAGGATCGCGAGGTTGCCGACGTGGAGTCCCCGGTCGACGTAGCGGATGCGGGTGAAGACCTGGTGGTGGTTGAACCAGATGACCCCGATGAACAGGAAGGACGTCGCGTAGCCGACGTACGCGGGCCACTGCCGGAGCAGGGCCTGGAGCAGCTCGCCGGGGTGGTGACGCGGGGTCGAGAGGTTCAGGACCAGGAGGGTGATCGCGATCGCGAAGACGCCGTCGCTGAAGGCCTCCGTCCGCTGGGTGTCGGACAGCCGCACCGGGCGGGCGGGCGGCTCCTGCTCGCGCACCCGGCGCATCCGCGAGGCGATCCTCTGGCGGAGCGCCACCCCTCTCTCCCGATCGCTACTCGGGGACGACGGCGAGCTTGTTCTCGACCTTGGTGACGCCCGGGGTCGACCAGGCGGCCTTCTCCGCGGCCTCGGCCTCGATACGCGAGTGCACGTGACCCTTCAGCACCACGGTGCCGTTCAGGCTCTCCACGTCGATGCTCTTGGCATCGAGCAGCGCCTGGCGCTCGAGCGCCTCGCGGATCTTCTGCTTCACGTCGATCGGGGTCACCTTCGGCCTGACGACGACGAGATCGGTCACGCCGCGAACGCCCATCAGGTGACGGACGGCGCGCTGGGCAGCCTCGCGCTGGTACTCCCATTCCACCTCGCCCCGCAGGGTGACGTGGCCGTCCTTCACCGTCGCCTTCACCGTCGTGGGGACGGCGGGGTCCCATTCCAGGGCGTTCGCCACCGCCCGGGCGATGTCGGCGTCGGTCCGCTCGTACTCACCGGGGAGCCTGACGACGATCTCGTCGGCGACCGCACGCACCCCCTGGACGCGTTCCGCCGCGCGCACCGCCCGCCACTTCTCCAGGTACGTCGAGACCTCGCCGGTGAGGATGACGGCCCCATCCCTGACCGCGACCCCGATGGCGCTGGCGTCGATGCCGGGGTCCCACTCGAGCTCGCGCTCGACATCCCTCTTCAGCTCCTGGTCGGTCTTCATCGTCGTCCTCCGCGGCGCCGGCGGGATGGCCACGGGTGCACCCGCACCTCGGCGCTACCCTCTCCGCGGCGGCGGCGAAACGCCTGCCTGAGAACCGGGTTCGCTGCTGCCACCGCTCAGGCGCTGGCGTCGTGCTGAGCTGCCGCGGACGCGGTCACGTCCTGGATCCCGGCCTCGATCCGGCACCTGAGGACCTCCAGCTCGACCGCGACCGTCCGGGCCTCCTCGCTGTTCTCCGACGAGAGGAAGCTGGTCAGCGTCCGGATCGCGGCCCGCACCCGCGCCAGCGACCCCGTCGCGGTGGTGGCAGGGTCGCGGACCGACCGGGCCAGCCGCAGTGCCTGCTCTCCGGAGAGGTTCTCGGAGACGATCCGCTGCCAGAGCGTTCTCTGCTGGGGCGGCGACGTACGCAGGAGCAGCAGGGCGCGGGCCTGCTTCTCGCTGAGCCCTCCGGCGCGGACGTCGTCCTGGATCTCCGCGGGAAGCCGGGTGACGTTGAGCAGGTAGTGGACGTGCCGGCGGGTGATGCCGATGACACGGCCGACGTCCTCCCACGACTCGGAGCCGAGACTGACGCGCAGCCGCTGGAGCGCACGGGCACGGTCCACCGCGTTGAGCGCCTCGCGCTGGATGTTCTCGGTCAGCGACTCGATGAAGGCCCCCTCCTCGTCGGTCTGCACGACCAGCGCCGGGACCTCGCGCAGCTGCAGCCGCCGTGCCGCCGACCAGCGACGCTCTCCGGCGATGATCTCGAAGTGCTCCTCGCCGCTCTGCCGCACCCGCAGGGGCTGCAGGATGCCGCAGCGGCGGATGCTTTCGGTGAGCTCGGTCAGCGAGTCCTCGGCGATCGTCCGTCGGGGCTGGTCGCCGCGCGGGGTCAGCCGCTCGACAGGCACCCACCGGAGCGTCGGACGCGGCCGGTCGGGGGCGGTGGGCGACGGCGGATCGCTCCGGGGGCCGCCACCGGCCACCGTCCCCAGCTTCCCCCCGGCGACCACGCGCGGCCTCTGCTCGCCAGCCCCGTCCTCGCCGGCCACCTCCCCCAGGTCGTGGCGAAGGGCGTCGAGCGCCGCCCGCTGCAGGCGGGAGACATGCATCTGGGAGATCCCCATCCGCCGCCCCACCTCGACCTGGGGAAGCTGATCGACGAAGCGCAGCTCCATGATCTGCCGCTCGCGGGGGGAGAGGTGGTCCAGGGCCTCGCCGAGGAGTGCCCGGGTCTCGACGCGCTCGAGATTGCCGTCCTCGCTGCCGATGCGGTCGGCGAGCGGGCGCTCCTCCTCGCCGGGCCATCCGCGCGGTGTCGCGTCGAGGGACACCGTGCGCCTCGCCGGAGCCGCCTCCAGGGCGGCCAGCACCTCGTCGGGCGCGATGCCGATGCGCTCGGAGATCTCCAGCACCGACGGTCCGTGGCCGAGCTCCTGGGTGAGCTGCTGCTTCGCGCGCATCGCCCTGCAGTAGTTCTCCCGCAGGCGTCGGGGGACCCGGACCGCCCAGGAGCGGTCGCGGAAGTGGCGGCGGATCTCGCCCATGATCGTCGGGGCGGCGAAGCTCCCGAACTCGCAGCCACGGGCGGGGTCGAAGCGGTCGATCGCCTGGATCAGGCCGACATATCCGACCTGGACGAGGTCCTCGAGAGGTTCGCCGCGGTTGGCGAAGCGCCGGGCCACGAAGCCCACGAGGTCAGCGTTGAGCTCGACGATGCGGTCCCGGATGGCCTCGTCGCGGCCGGCGGCGTAGTGGGCGAGGAGGCGGTTGCTCTCCTCCCGATCGGGCCGGGACCGCTCGGTGTGGCTGGCGGCGCCGCGCAGCGGCAGCAGGCGCGGCCCGGGTGCCGTCGCGACGGGGTGGTCCATGTCGGGCGCGGTCGTGAACCTCATCCATGTCCTCCGGTGCCCGCGGGCGGTACCCCGTTAGATGAAACCGATGACACAGAGTGTGGGAAGGTGGACCACAGGAAGCCTGAGCCTGTCAGCGCAACACATGACACCCGTGGCTGATCTGTTAGGACCAGTGCCGGTGCCTCCGGGCTGACGCCACGTCAGAGGATTGGCGGGCGAACCCGGTTCACTCCCCGGCATGGACGGCGGTCCCCGGGGGTAGCCGAGGAGTGGAGCGGTCCCGGGTCGGGCCGCCCGCCGGCCTTGCACGCAGGGGAGAGCCCATGGCAGAGGATCTCAACGGCATCCGGGTCGCCATCCTCGTCGAGAACGGCTTCGAGCAGGTCGAGCTGACCGAGCCTCGGAGCGCGCTCGACAACGCCGGCGCCACAACCGAGGTGGTCTCGCCCCAGCGCGAGCGAGTCCGCGGCTGGAACTTCACCGAATGGGGCGACGAGATCGCGGTGGACCGCCCCCTCGACCAGGCGCGTGCCGACGACTACGACGCGCTGCTGCTTCCCGGTGGGGTCATGAACCCCGACTTCCTGCGGATGCAGCCGCCCGCGGTGGCCTTCGTGCGGGCGTTCTTCGACGCCGGCAGGCCGGTGGCGGTGATCTGCCACGGGCCCTGGACGATCATCGAGGCCGGAGCGGCGCGGGGACGGCGGATCGCCTCCTGGCCGTCGCTGAGGACCGACCTGCGCAACGCCGGCGCCGAGTGGGTCGACGAACAGGTCGTCCTCGACCGGAACATGGTGTCGAGTCGCAAGCCCGACGACATCCCCGCCTTCAACCGGGAGATGATCCGGCTGTTCAGCGGCGCGCAGCGCCGGGTGCGGGCATGACCGCCGGGGTGCCGCCCGCCATCCCCTGGCTCGGCTTCCTCGAGGATGCGCTGAAGCGCGCGGCGGACGAGGGCAAGCCCGTCCTCCTGGACTTCTTCTCGCCCACTTGAGGGGGCTGCCAGCGGCTGGATGCCGTCACCTACCG from Candidatus Dormiibacterota bacterium harbors:
- a CDS encoding TMEM175 family protein, with translation MALRQRIASRMRRVREQEPPARPVRLSDTQRTEAFSDGVFAIAITLLVLNLSTPRHHPGELLQALLRQWPAYVGYATSFLFIGVIWFNHHQVFTRIRYVDRGLHVGNLAILFTTAVLPFPTEVLAAAVQEGDPFDERVAVAFYALCAAAMCSSWLLFFTHLSRRGPLVHEGVDSAYFRWERFRATVGIVLYLVAAAAAWLITPVVALPIFSFLPAFFWSTSEGIIDILPFFRRSRGAGGDLIRRSPP
- a CDS encoding BON domain-containing protein; the protein is MKTDQELKRDVERELEWDPGIDASAIGVAVRDGAVILTGEVSTYLEKWRAVRAAERVQGVRAVADEIVVRLPGEYERTDADIARAVANALEWDPAVPTTVKATVKDGHVTLRGEVEWEYQREAAQRAVRHLMGVRGVTDLVVVRPKVTPIDVKQKIREALERQALLDAKSIDVESLNGTVVLKGHVHSRIEAEAAEKAAWSTPGVTKVENKLAVVPE
- a CDS encoding SigB/SigF/SigG family RNA polymerase sigma factor, which gives rise to MRFTTAPDMDHPVATAPGPRLLPLRGAASHTERSRPDREESNRLLAHYAAGRDEAIRDRIVELNADLVGFVARRFANRGEPLEDLVQVGYVGLIQAIDRFDPARGCEFGSFAAPTIMGEIRRHFRDRSWAVRVPRRLRENYCRAMRAKQQLTQELGHGPSVLEISERIGIAPDEVLAALEAAPARRTVSLDATPRGWPGEEERPLADRIGSEDGNLERVETRALLGEALDHLSPRERQIMELRFVDQLPQVEVGRRMGISQMHVSRLQRAALDALRHDLGEVAGEDGAGEQRPRVVAGGKLGTVAGGGPRSDPPSPTAPDRPRPTLRWVPVERLTPRGDQPRRTIAEDSLTELTESIRRCGILQPLRVRQSGEEHFEIIAGERRWSAARRLQLREVPALVVQTDEEGAFIESLTENIQREALNAVDRARALQRLRVSLGSESWEDVGRVIGITRRHVHYLLNVTRLPAEIQDDVRAGGLSEKQARALLLLRTSPPQQRTLWQRIVSENLSGEQALRLARSVRDPATTATGSLARVRAAIRTLTSFLSSENSEEARTVAVELEVLRCRIEAGIQDVTASAAAQHDASA
- a CDS encoding type 1 glutamine amidotransferase domain-containing protein, translated to MAEDLNGIRVAILVENGFEQVELTEPRSALDNAGATTEVVSPQRERVRGWNFTEWGDEIAVDRPLDQARADDYDALLLPGGVMNPDFLRMQPPAVAFVRAFFDAGRPVAVICHGPWTIIEAGAARGRRIASWPSLRTDLRNAGAEWVDEQVVLDRNMVSSRKPDDIPAFNREMIRLFSGAQRRVRA